DNA from Fibrobacter sp. UWB15:
CTATATCGGCATTTATGGCTGGATGGAACAAGTTTCCGGTGCTCCGAGCAACCTGGTTGAATACTATGTGATTGACAATACTCTCGCCAATGACATGCCGGGTAGCTGGATTGGTAATGAAAGAAAAGGGACCATTACGGTTGATGGTGGTACCTATACCGTTTATCGTAATACTCGTACCGGTCCTGCAATTAAGACCTCCGGCAACGTGCAGTTCTATCAGTATTTCAGCGTCCGTGACAAACCGCGCGATTGTGGTACCATCAATATTTCCGAGCACATGAGACAGTGGGAAAAGATGGGCATGACCATGGGTAAGCTCTACGAAGCCAAGGTGCTTGGTGAGGCTGGCAACGTCAATGGTCAGGTTAATGGTGGCCATATGGATTTCCCGCATGCCAAGGTGTATATTTCTAACGGTGATACTCCGAAGTCCAGTGCTTCTGTTGCCAAGTCAAGTTCTTCGACTGCGGTTGCAAAGTCCAGTTCTTCTAAGGGTGGCTCGAATGTTTCGGGCACAATTGATGCCTGTAAGGATAAGATGGGCCATGAAGGCAAGGAAACGAGGACCCAGGGCCAGAACAACTCGAGCGTGACGGGTAATGTCGGTAGCTCTCCGTACCACTATGAAATCTGGTACCAGGGCGGCAACAACTCCATGACGTTCTATGACAACGGTACGTACAAGGCCAGTTGGAACGGTACCAACGACTTCCTTGCCCGTGTCGGCTTCAAATATGACGAAAAATCGACATACAGTGATGTTGGCCCCATTGATGCGTACTTTAATTGGAGTAAGCAGGGTAATGCCGGTGGCTACAATTATATCGGTATTTATGGCTGGACGGTTGATCCGCTTGTAGAATACTACATCGTGGATGACTGGTTCAGCGAACCGGGGCCGAACCTCCTGGGTTCCAAGAAGGGTGAGTTCACGGTTGATGGAGCAACTTATGAAGTTTACCAGAACATGCGCTACAATGCACCCTCTATCAAGGGGAACCAAACCTTCCCGCAGTTCTTCAGCAAGCGTAAGGGAGCTCGCTCCTGTGGTCATATCGACATTACGGCTCACTTCAAGAAGTGGGAAGAACTCGGTATGAAGATGGGTAAGATGTACGAAGCCAAGGTGCTTGTCGAAGCTGGCGGTGGTTCGGGTTCCTTCGACGTTTCTTACTTCAGGATGACCGACAAGAAGCATCCTCTTGCCGAACCGGAACCGGAATCCAGCAGCGAAGAAGCTAAGTCTAGCTCTAGCGAAAAGGTGAAGAGCTCTTCTAGCCAGGGTACTATCGGTATCGCTCCGGTGGAATTTGCAGTGCACGAAATCAGCGGCAAGTTCCAGGTACTCGACATGCAGGGCCGCTACCTGGGTTCTGTGGAAATGCAGGCCGGCAGCAACATGAAGGATGTGCTGTTTGCCAAGTTCCACAAGCCGGGCGTGTACATGGTCAAGCAGGGTAGCTACCTGAACACTGTCAGAGTCAACCGCTAAGAGTTTCCACAATCTTCAGGAAATCCCGAAAAAAACTCCAAATTTTGTGGAAGAAGGCGCCTCACACACTGTTGTGGGGCGTTTTTATATACACGAAAAGAATGCCGTATTTTGACGTAAAATAGGCTTTTTTGTGTAAAAATTGTGGATTTGGTGTTGTTTTTTGCAACAACGCCATTTATATGGGGACTATTCCAAATTAGACCAAATGGATATAACTTTGGAATAGAGGTTGAACGGGATTTTCTTAAGGAGTATATTATGAAAACCAATCTTTTTGTTAAAACAGGCTTGGTGCTTGCCTTTGGGCTTGCAACCAGTGCGTTCGCTCAGACTGAAAGTTTCTGCAGCACCGCTGCACACTCGGGTCAGTCTGTGAAGGTCTCTTCGAACAAGACCGGTCAAATCGGTGATATCGGTTACGAACTTTGGGACGAAAACGGCTATGGTGGTGATGCAACCTTCTATAGCGATGGTTCCATGGAATGTAACATTTCCGGTGCTAAGGACTATCTCTGCCGCGCGGGTCTTTCCCTCGGCAGTAACAAAACCTACGATCAGCTTGATGGTGACATGATTGCCGAATTCAAGCTCATCAAGAATAATGCACAGAATGTGGGTTATTCCTACATCGGTATTTACGGCTGGATGGAAGGCGTTCCCGGAACGGCTAGCCAGTTGGTGGAATACTACGTGATCGACAATACCCTCGCCAATGATATGCCGGGTAGCTGGATTGGTAATGAAAGAAAGGGTACTATTAATGTTGACGGCGGTACCTATACGGTTTATCGTAACACTCGTACGGGTCCGGCTATTAAGAACTCCGGTAACGTGACGTTCTATCAGTATTTCAGCGTGCGTACTTCTCCGCGTGATTGCGGTACCATCAATATTTCCGAACACATGAGACAGTGGGAAAAGATGGGCCTGACCATGGGTAAGCTTTACGAAGCCAAGGTGCTCGGTGAAGCTGGTAACGTGAATGGTGAAGTTCGCAGCGGTCACATGGACTTCCCGCATGCTAGGGTTTATGTGGGTTCCTATGTCCCGCCTGAACCGCCGAAGCCGATTGAACGCAAGGCGTTTGGTGGTACCCCGGCTTCTATTCCGGGTATTGTCGAAGCTGAAAACTTTGACGAAGGTAACCAGGATTCTACCTATGGCAACTCCAGTGTAAGTTCGAGTGCTGAAGTCGATAAGGATTACCGTGGTTCCGATTACAGCAATATCGGTATTGTGAACAGCGGTACTGGCAAGGCTATCGGTTATACGAGTGCCGACCAGTGGATGGAATATACCGTGAATGTTGCTGAAGATGGTGAATACGATATCGTGGCTTCTGTTTCGAATGGTTCCGGTGCTGGCAAGTTGAACCTCGCTATCGATGGCAAGCAGATTGCTTCGCTCTCCTTCACGGGTACAAGCAACGACTGGGATGCCTATGAAGACGCTACCGGTAAGGCTACGCTCACCAAGGGTCAGCATGTTCTTCGCATCACGATTGCCAACGACAACACCAACGTTGACTACGTGAAGTTCAGCAAGGAAGGTGGTGAACCGCAGGCTATCGCTGCTGACCTCCGCCTGAACGCTACTGGCAAGACCTACCAGGTGTTCGACATGCAGGGTCGTAACCTCGGTCGCGTGGATGTGGCAAACGGTGCTTCAGTATCTGACGCTCTCTTCGCCAAGTTCCAGAAGGCTGGTGTCTACATGGTCAAGCAGGGTAACAAGCTCAATCTGGTACGCGTGATTCAGTAAAACTTAACATCCAAATGCTCCTATATTGTGGATGAGAAGGCGCCCCGCGAACGCGGGGTGTTTTTTTTGTAGATACAGCCTTTGCCTACTGTCATGCTGAGGACGCTCAGCATCGGCATTTCATGCTTGAGTCATGCTGAGGACACTCAGCATCAGCTTTTCATTAATGCTATATTTCTCTCTGAGGTTTACACTATGAAATTCTTTGTGACAGGTGTGGGTGGCCAGCTGGGCCATGATGTAATGAATGAACTTGCAAAGCGCGGCCATACGGGCGTGGGCTCCGATATGGCTCCTGCCTACAGCGGTGTGGCTGACGGCTCTGCTGTCACGACCATGCCTTATGTGCAGCTCGACATTACGGACTCTGTCGCCGTCGACAAGGCTCTTTCTGAAATCAAGCCCGATGCCGTAATCCACTGTGCCGCATGGACTGCAGTCGACATGGCCGAAGACGATGCCAACGTGGCGAAGGTCCGCGCGGTAAATGCCGGCGGTACGCAGAACATTGCCGATGCCTGCAAGCGCCTGGGCTGCAAGATGACCTATATTAGCACCGACTACGTGTTCAACGGTCAGGGCACGGAACCTTGGCAGCCCGACTGCAAGGATTACAAACCTCTGAATGTTTATGGCCAGACCAAGCTCGAAGGTGAACTTGCAGTCGCGAATACCCTCAGCAAGTATTTTATTGTGCGTATCGCTTGGGTGTTCGGCCTCAATGGCAAGAATTTTATCAAGACCATGCTGAACGTGGGCAAAACTCACGATACCGTGCGCGTGGTGAACGACCAAATCGGCACCCCAACCTACACGCTCGACCTTTCGCGCCTGCTCATCGACATGAACGAAACCGAAAAGTACGGCTACTACCACGCTACCAACGAAGGCGGATTCATCAGCTGGTACGACTTTACCTGCGAAATCTACAAGCAGGCAGGGCTTTCGACCAAGGTGGTTCCGGTAACGACGGCTGAATATGGCCTGAGTAAGGCTGCACGTCCGTTCAACAGCCGCCTCGACAAGAGCAAACTTGTTGCAAACGGATTCAAGCCGCTCCCGACGTGGCAAGATGCGTTGGCCCGCTACCTCAAGGAAATCGGAGAATAATCGATGGCAGAAAAAGAAACTTACCGTGAAGTGATGCCGGGCGAACTCCCGTGCGAAGTGCCGGAATGCGACGGCGTGATGGTCGTCGACCCCGATAATAGCTACAAGCTGACTTGCGACAAGTGCGGACACATAAAAGAGTAGACAGTATACAGTAGGAAGTAGACAGTGGTTAGTAAACAGTGATTAGAAAATCCTAACCACTAACCACCAACCACTAGCCACTTTTTTTAATGCTTTTGTCGTCCCTGAAAATTACCTACCCAGAGCTTCCTGTTGTTGAACATCGGGAAGAATTTTTTGAGTTGCTTGAAACGCACCAGGTGGTGATTGTCAAAGCGGATACTGGGTCCGGTAAGTCGACGCAGCTACCGAAGTTTTTGCTAGAGTGGTATGCTAAAAAAGTAGACGGTAGGAAGTCGGAAGTAGGAAGAGAGGTTTCGGAATCTCAGACATCAGAGCGCGAAGCGCGTCCTCAGAACCCCTTTAAAATCGGTGTGACGGAGCCGAGGCGCCTGGCGGCGATTTCTATTGCGGACCGCCTGCGCGAAGAACTCAAGGACGAAACGCTCGTCAGCACCAAGATTCGCTTTTGGGAGCAGGGCCAAAGTGATGCGCCCATCAAGGTGATGACCGACGGTATCCTGTTGCAGGAATTCCGCCGCGATAGACTCTTCCGCCAGTATTCGGCGATTGTGATTGATGAAGCGCATGAACGTTCGCTGAATATTGATATCCTGCTTGGCATTTTCAAGACGGTGCTGAAAGAACGCGCCGACTTCAAGTTGATTGTAGCGTCTGCGACGCTGGATGCCAAACTTTTTGAAGAATTTTACGATAACAGCTGCGTGATGGAAGCCGAGGGGCGCACGTTCCCGGTGGATGTCGAGTATTATTTTTCAGACGAGAGAACGGGCAGAGCCCTGCAGACGAGAGACGAGAGGGTTTTGGGGCGCGATATCAGTGGCAAGGGGGATTCGGGTTTGCTGGATGAAGCCCGCGATGCGATTCTCGACCTGGAAACGCGCCATCGCGACCATCTGCTTTGTTTTTTGCCGACGGAACGCGACATTCAGGATTTAGCGGGGGAGCTTGCCCACGAACTGGATTCGGCGAGTTTCGATATCTTGCCGCTTTATGGCCGCATGAGCCCCGATGAGCAGCGCCGCATTTTCAAGCATACGAGCAAAACCCGCGTGGTGCTCGCGACAAACATTGCCGAAACTTCCTTGACGATTCCGGGGATTGCCTACGTGGTCGATACGGGCATGGCCCGCATCTCGCGCTACAACGCGCAGTCAAGAATTCAGGGGCTTCCGGTAGAAGAAATTTCAAAAGCGTCTGCACGGCAGCGCACAGGGCGCGCGGGGCGCGTAAAGCCCGGCGTGTGTATTCGACTTTATTCGCCCGAAGAATTCGAGAAGCGAGACGAGTTTACGGAGCCGGAAATCCGGCGTAGTAATCTCGCGAACGTCGTTTTGCAACTCAGAAGCCTCGGGCTTGAACTTGAAAATTTCCCGTTCCTGCAGTCGCCGCCGCATTCGGCATTCCGCGGCGCGTACAAGACGCTTTTCGAACTCGGCGCGTTGACTGCGGATAATTCCAGTGGCCATGTGACGAAGCTTGGCCGCGAAATGACGCGGCTCCCGATGGACGTGGCGCTTTCGGCGGTGCTTTTACGGGCGCGCGAATCGGGAGTGCTACAACCCGCGTTAATTGTCTGCTCGGCACTCTCGATTCAGGACCCGCGAGTGGTGCCGAGCGAAGAGCCGGAGCGCACCCGTATCCGCCAGCTGCATCGCAAGTTTGCGGGGCACAAGAGCGACTTTCTCACCTACATTTGCATGTGGAATGGTTTCTGCAGTGAATGGGACGGAAAATCGTGGAACAAGTTGCGCAAGTATTGCGACAAGTTCAGCTTCCATTTTTTGCGTTGCCGTGAATGGATTGATTTGTACGAACAATTCGGTCGCATCCTCGACGTGAAATATGAAAATCGCGTCTGCCCACTCGATAGTTTCCACGCTGACAACCTGCATATCGCTCTCCTTTCAGGATTCTTGGGTGGCATTGCCCGCCGCGATATCGAAAACGGTTGCTACCGACTGGTGAGTGGCCGCGAAACGCATGTATTCCCCGGTAGCGATTTGTACGGCAAGAGTGTGGAATGGCTCTTTAGCGCCGAAGTCCGCGAAACAAGCCGCATTTTTTTGAACAAGGGTGCCGAAATCAAGCCTGAATGGATTATGCAGGTGGCAGAACCCTTCTGTACCCGCCGCTGGTTTATGCCGACCTGGAATCAGGAACGCGGCTTTGTAGAAGCGGTCGAAGAAGTGAGCTTCAGGGGGCTTGTCATCAGTCGCGGTCACCGGGTGGATTACGCCCGCGTAAATCCCGACGAATGTGCCGAAATTTTCTGGCGCGAGGCCGTGGTGCTTGGGCAAATGGCCCGCCCCTTCGCCTTCATGACCCACAACGAGCGCGTCGTCGAAGACCTGCATGGGCTTGAGGCCCGCAAGCGCCAATTCGGGCTTGCTCCCAGCGAAGACGCCCTGGTGGATTACTACGTGCGCATTGCCCCGCGGGTCAATTCCATCAAGACGCTCAAGGATTACATTCGGGAGCACACCGACCAGTTCCTGAAATTTGATGCGAAATTTTGGCTGGACCAGTTAGACGAGAGAACGGGCGCTGCCCTACAGACGAGAGACGAGAGAGGTCGAAATACATTGGGCGATTTTTTGACCCGAAACTCGGACCTTAAACCCTATACATCAAAGGCGCAACGCGCCGACCTCGAGCCCACTCTCGGCGGTTCTATCGAGCAGTTCCGCATTGAAGGACTCGACGGTTCTAGCCGCATGGTTACGGGCGAGATGGTTTTTGACGCGACCAAGGAATACGATGGCATTACTCTCGACTTGCCTTACGACTTGATTCCGCAACTGACTCCTGCGAAACTTGCGCTTTCGATTCACCAGTGGCGCGAATGGATGATTGAATCCATCGTGCGCGAAATGCCCAAGGCCGCAAAAAAACAGCTTGAAAACCGCCGCACCTTTATCGACGATGCTTTCTGTGATCGTCTGAAGGCCGCTCCGCACAAGTCACCCTTGGTCTCGCTGTACGAGGTATTTGCCGGAATCAAGCAAATCGATTGCGATATTCCGACGGTGACGCCCGAAAAAGAGAACCACCTGCGCCTGCATGCCAAAATCTTTAAGCAAGGCTTTCCGGAAAAATTCGCCGTCGAGCTTAATCCGGAATGGGGATGCTTCAATTTGTTCGCCGCAGTCCGCCCGATTGTGGTGACCTTCGGCATCGATTTTGCGCTCGGCGGTATGCGCTTCGGTTGGCGCCTCGGCGAATCGGCCCTGATGACTTCTGAAGAATCTGCTTTCTGGCAGGACTTTAGAAAGCGAGTGGAAGGGAGCACAAATGCTGCCCCCGAAGGCTCTGATGCGCATACAGCGTTGATAACCGATCGTCTGAACTTGCTCGAAACCGGGGGGCTCTATTCCGACGGATTCAAGACAGCGCTCAAAGCTTGGGCTCTCAAATCACTCGTCGCCGACCATCTGGATGCGAACCGCTGCGTACGCTTTACCGGCCTGGAATTTTCCCGCGGAAAAAAAATCAACGATTTCAAGAATCTCGCGGCGACCTCTCGCAGCGAAGATGACGAGGTGCGCCTCGCCTTGGTGCGTGCCACGTACGAGTCGGCGCTTCTCGGTGCCGAGGCGTTCGTAAAGTATTGGGACGTTCTCCGCGAATTCTCGGTTGCCATGCGCCAGGGCGGCGACCATGCTCGCGATGCCCTCGGCGTCATCACGGCGAACCACAAGTCTATCGGTAAAATTGTTGCGCTCTATACCTCCGATAAAGAGTCAATTCTGTTTGAAAGGGTTTGTCTTTTGAGTGATTCTGTGGTGCCTGCCCGCCCCGAATTATCGGTGCGCACGCTCCGCGAAAAGTTCCGGCCCTACCTCAAGGCCCGCTTCATGAAGGACCACGAGCTCAAAAACGCCCGTGACTTGCTTTCGAAAATGGAGCGCCTCTCGCAAGACGATCCTGAATATCCGGAACTATACTTGCAGGCAAACGCCCTGCTCGAGGGCTTCGAAGTCCTCAAGTTCAAGCGCAAGGGCGACGATTCCGAAGATGTAATCGAAGATGACGCCCTGAAAAAACTCAAGGGCCGGTTCGGGCGGCTCTAGTGCCCGCGACTTTCTGATTCGATATTTATATTTTAGGCAAAAAGAGGTGCCCGATGCAAATTTCCGAATTCTCGACATGGCTAGACAACTTGCTTGAACCGAAGATGTTCAGGGATTACTGCGTCGACGGTCTTTGCGTCGAAGCTTCCGACAAGGTCACGCGAATCGTCACCGGAGTCTCTTTTCGCGATCGCCTCATCGATGCCGCTATTGAAAACAAGGCCGATTGCATCATCGTGCATCACCCGAATGGTTTCTGGAAGGGCGAAAACTGCAGGCTAGTGGGTAAATTCGGTGAACGCATGCGCCGACTCATGCAGCATGGAATTTCTCTTTACGGCTTCCACCTGCCGCTCGACGGTCATATGGAAGTGGGGAATAACATCTTGATTGCCAACGCCTTCGGCCTCCAAAATGTGGAAGGGTTCCTCCGCGAAGGGGAGCGTACCATCGGGGTCGTGGGCGAGTTTGCCGAACCCGTTTCCTGCGAAGCGTTTGAGGAACTGGCCTGTGGCGTGTTCGAACATGGCGTGCAGCATTCCCTGATGTACGGCAAACCATCCATTAAAAAGCTCGCCGTCTGCAGTGGCTCGGCCGGAGCTCCAGCCATTGAAGAAGCAATCGCTCTCGGTTGCGATGCCTTTGTGACGGGTGAAATCAAGGAAGCGGTTCCTATCGCCTGCGAAGAACTGGGTTTCAACTTGCTCAGCTGCGGGCATCACCGTACCGAAATCTTCGGTGTCCGGGCCCTGGCTGCTAAAATCCAGGCCGAACTGGGTATCCCGGCCTCTTTTATCGATATCGATAACGAAGTGTAAATTTCCTTGATTTTACACCTCGTGTAATGTTACTTTTTCCTTTCCCTAAGAAGAATGATTTGGCGATTTTGAACGAAAATCGCCGTTTTTGAATGGTATACCCCCCTGTATGACCCATGTCACACTATTTTACATTGCCACCTGAGACCTTTTTGCTATCTTTCCGCTCGTGAATTTTTACAAGACAACCATACACTTCCAGAACTCCTCGAAGTCGATGACCGTCCATATGCCGGTGTTCCTTTTCAAGGCATGGCCCGTGCTTCGGATCTTTGTTGCGATTGGTGTATTGTTGTTTGTCGTCCAGATGGTTTCGACCACGATTTACGATGGCATCCTGAATCACCAGTTGAACGAGCGCCATAAGCTCGACAAGGAAATGTCCCAGATTCAGGGAACCCTCGACTACCTGTCGAACACCACGGCTTCTTTCTTCTCGGACGAAAACCGCCTTTATGCAAGCTTTGGACTGCCTGTGCAGGATAAAGAATCTCGTGAACTCGGTATGGGTGGTTCTGTAAGTCCTAATTCTCTTTTGCTGCGCAAGACGTCCCCGGTCTACGAACGCATGTCCATTTTGAATGAAACCGCTCAGCGCATTCAGGGCAAGCTTGCGAACAACGATTCCTCTTTCCGCACACTGAACAAGTTCATGGATCAGAAGCACTACATGTGGCGCTTCATTCCGTCTATTTCTCCGACAAACGGCCGCTATGCCTCGGCTTTCGGCCCCCGTATCCATCCGGTGACGGGTGAAGTCGGCAAAATGCACCAGGGTGTGGATATCGCAAACGAACGCTGGACTCCGATTTATGCTCCTGCCGATGGCGTGGTGGAAGTCGCCCAGTTGAGTTCTACCTTCGGTAACTTTGTAACGATCGACCACGGAAACGGCATCAAGACACGCTACGGTCACATGCAGTTGTCCATTGTGCATCCGGGTCAGTATTTGCATCGCTACCAAGTGATTGGTTATATGGGAAACACCGGCCGTTCCGTCGGTCCTCACCTCCATTACGAGGTCTGGGTCCGCAACAGCCCTGTTAACCCGCTTGCCTATATGTTGCCCAACGGATATACCGTCGACTAACGGTTCCGGGTAACGCTCTGCCCCTAAAATATGGCGCCGGCTTTGACTGGCTAAGGGCAGTAACCCCCTAGGGGGTCTCATGAATCAGAATGCATTTTTGCGTTTGTACACGCTTCTTTGGGGCGTGGTGTTTTTCTTTTTCGGTTTGGCCCGAGCGGACGAAACTCCGGATCTCTACTTTACCGAGGTTCACCATTGCCCTGTAGAACCGGAACCCGAATGGGTGGAGGTCTACAATGCTTCGGGGCGTCCGCTCCCGGTAGAGGATTACCGCTTTTGCAACCGCGCCAAGAACTGGGGCGCAAGTCAAGGCAAGGCAAAGACTCGGCGCGACACCGTTGCCCCGTACGAGACGGTGCTTTTTACCCGCGACACGCTCCTGCTTCGCGAATATCTCGGGTTCAAGGATGTGCGATTGATTCAATATGCCATGGGGTACTTGAACAATACGGCAGGCTCGCTTGCCATTTGCAAGGGGGACTCTGTCATTGACAGTGTGGCATGGGATAAGTCGACGGTTGCCTGCCCTTCGGGTTTCAATCCGCGGACGGGCCGCGCCGAAAATACGCCGGGCTTCCAGAAGACGATTGACAGCCGAGGTTCTCGCGGGGCAGGAACGGTTTATCAGAAGGCTCCCTTTACCTTCAAGTTGTCGACTCGCGTTGTGCGGGTGAACAAGACGCCCTTGCGGGTTTATGTAGAAAGCGAACAGTCGGTGGTGTTGAAATTACTGGATTCTGCTGGTCGAGAACAATGGAACATGAACGTGTCTCCCTATTCCAATGCGTGGCTGAATATACCGCTTCAACACCTATCGGGTATAGGCGTAGCCTATATCTCGCTTTCTTCCGGTCGCTACGAAAAATTGGTCGGATTCTTGTTGAGGCCGTAATATGCGAAGTGCTGTTATCTTCTTCGTTTGGCTAGCGAGCCTTGCCTGTGCGATGGATTTTCCGGGAGAATTTGTCCAAAATCCCGAGGGTAATCTCGCCTTTTCGGGGTTGCCCGGGTACAAGTCAACTCCGGCCCGTTATTTGGAAGAGGGGACTGCAGCCGGATTTGGAGTGGCCTATGCCCGAATACCCGGGGCCGACTTTCAAGTGGCGGGGGCTGCAGTCGAAATCGGTCTGTGGAAAAGTCGGGTCGGCGTTTTCGGCTCCTATACAGAAATGGATACTCTTTACAGGCAGGTGTATTCCGAGACTGATCTTTCGTTGACACGTTCCTGGTTGATTGCTGGCGTGGGTTATGGTGTTTCGGTTGATTGGCTTCCAGGCGAAGAAAGCTGGACCTTGAATCGCTATAAAGTTGGGTTTGCGGTTCTAAAAAGGCCTTTGACTTTTTCCGGAATGGCATCCCTAGTCAACCAAGGTTCGTTTTTCCAGATGGATTATGGGGTGTCCCTTCGGTTCGATGGTGAAATTTTCGGGACTTTCGTGGAATATGATGGGTATTCCGTTGATGTAGGGAACTACTTGAATTTTTCGCATATGTCAGTAATATCCGCTTACCGCTTTCCGGAGTTTGCCATTTCTGTTTCGCTGGTAATCTCGGTTGGGGGGTGGTCTCTTTCGGGGGCTTATGGCGATGCCTACCCCATATGGGATTGGTTTGGGTTTACGGTATCTAAGACAATCCGAAAAAAGACTATATTGTAGATATGCAGGTATCTGTAGGTCTTTTGATAGCGCTTTCTTTTGTCTGTTTTCTTGTGACAACGGCGTTTGTGATTTCGGTCCTTTTGATTAGGGACTTGCTCCACAAGCAGAAAATCTATTCCAATTTTTCTGGATTCCTGAGTGATTTTCTGGTCATTATTTCTAAAGAAGGCCGACTGATTGACGCATCTCCCTCTTATATTTCGGACCCCCTTTATAACTTGATCATGCGCAAAAAGTCCTTCAAGAAGGTATTTTCGGCGCCGGAATACAAGCGTTTCTCGGAGTACATTAGAGGTCTGGACGCCTATCCTGATATTCCCTTCGTATTCTCTCAAGATGCAGGGGATGGCTTGAACTGGTACGAAATTCGTGCACGGCAAAAGCAGGAGGGTGATGTTCATATGGTCCTTTTGCTGAAAAATGTGACCCTGGATGTGGAATCCCGTACGCAGCGCGATGAATTGAAAGAAAAAGTGGATATGTTACTTCAGAGTACGGGAGATTTTCTGTGGTCTATGGATGTGGATTCCCGTAAGTTCACTTTTTTGACGCCTCTTGTAGATGACGAAGGTCGTGCAATTCCTAGAACCCAGGGGGTGCAAGATATTCGTGCCATGATGCCTGAAGAAGATTATGCCTTCTTTGACAAGCATTTGAACGCCCGTATTGTGGAATTTCGTGCCAAGGGTCAAGATTTTAGTGAAACACGCGGCGTGAGACTGCGCCTAGAAGGTGAAAACGGCAAGTTGGACTGGTATGCGTTCTGTGGTCGCCTTTATACCGAAGAAAACGCAAAGATTGTGTTCCGCGGTTCTGCCCGTAGGTTGGACTTGCAACTTGAAACTCCGGTTGTGGAAGCGTCGGCCATGAGCGAATCGACCCAGGTGTCCGCATTGGCTTTCCCGGATATTCGTCTGTTCTGGATTGACCGAGATTACAAGATTTGTGGCTGTAATCAAGCCTTTTCCCTTGCTTTTGGTAGCCCGATTCCTGAAGATATCAAAGGCAAACGCCTACTCGAAGTCGTTCGCCCACGCTATTTCTCGCTCTTCCACGGCGTACTTTCGGAAGTGTTCGAAAAAGGTCTTTCTAAATCTTGGAAAGGCGCCTTTGGTGTGGGAAAGCGCTTGCTGTGGTTCAATGCGGTGCCGTTGAAACGCCCTGATGGCTACACATACCGCGTTTTGGGAGTGTATCTGCAGCTGGATGAAAATGACTTTAGTTCCGTAAATAATTTAACACTGGAGAAAAAATGAAAAAGTTGATGTTACTTGCTGTTGCTTCGCTGCTTGTGCTTTCTGCATGCGAAGGAAAGAAAGACGAACAAGTTCAGGTTCAGACGCAGCCCGCTCCTGCAGTTGAACAGCCTGCTGCAAAGCCTGCTCCGGCTGAAGAACGTCCGGCAATGCAGTCCATTGATTGGGATAAGGCTCTTGAAATGAACAAGAACGGTGCCATTTTTGTGGATGTCCGTAATCCGCCGGAACTTAACGAAGGCTATGCTCCTGAAGCAAAGAATATCCCTCTTGGCGAATTGAAGAACCGCTTGGCTGAACTTCCGAAAGACAAGGACTTGCTGATTT
Protein-coding regions in this window:
- a CDS encoding glycoside hydrolase family 11 protein, encoding MKIPFKSGVKVGLALTLCATSGAFAQDFCSNAQHSGQKVTITSNQTGKIGDIGYELWDENGHGGSATFYSDGSMDCTITGAKDYLCRAGLSLGSNKTYKELGGDMIAEFKLVKSGASNVGYSYIGIYGWMEQVSGAPSNLVEYYVIDNTLANDMPGSWIGNERKGTITVDGGTYTVYRNTRTGPAIKTSGNVQFYQYFSVRDKPRDCGTINISEHMRQWEKMGMTMGKLYEAKVLGEAGNVNGQVNGGHMDFPHAKVYISNGDTPKSSASVAKSSSSTAVAKSSSSKGGSNVSGTIDACKDKMGHEGKETRTQGQNNSSVTGNVGSSPYHYEIWYQGGNNSMTFYDNGTYKASWNGTNDFLARVGFKYDEKSTYSDVGPIDAYFNWSKQGNAGGYNYIGIYGWTVDPLVEYYIVDDWFSEPGPNLLGSKKGEFTVDGATYEVYQNMRYNAPSIKGNQTFPQFFSKRKGARSCGHIDITAHFKKWEELGMKMGKMYEAKVLVEAGGGSGSFDVSYFRMTDKKHPLAEPEPESSSEEAKSSSSEKVKSSSSQGTIGIAPVEFAVHEISGKFQVLDMQGRYLGSVEMQAGSNMKDVLFAKFHKPGVYMVKQGSYLNTVRVNR
- the rfbD gene encoding dTDP-4-dehydrorhamnose reductase — protein: MKFFVTGVGGQLGHDVMNELAKRGHTGVGSDMAPAYSGVADGSAVTTMPYVQLDITDSVAVDKALSEIKPDAVIHCAAWTAVDMAEDDANVAKVRAVNAGGTQNIADACKRLGCKMTYISTDYVFNGQGTEPWQPDCKDYKPLNVYGQTKLEGELAVANTLSKYFIVRIAWVFGLNGKNFIKTMLNVGKTHDTVRVVNDQIGTPTYTLDLSRLLIDMNETEKYGYYHATNEGGFISWYDFTCEIYKQAGLSTKVVPVTTAEYGLSKAARPFNSRLDKSKLVANGFKPLPTWQDALARYLKEIGE
- a CDS encoding DUF3418 domain-containing protein, producing the protein MLLSSLKITYPELPVVEHREEFFELLETHQVVIVKADTGSGKSTQLPKFLLEWYAKKVDGRKSEVGREVSESQTSEREARPQNPFKIGVTEPRRLAAISIADRLREELKDETLVSTKIRFWEQGQSDAPIKVMTDGILLQEFRRDRLFRQYSAIVIDEAHERSLNIDILLGIFKTVLKERADFKLIVASATLDAKLFEEFYDNSCVMEAEGRTFPVDVEYYFSDERTGRALQTRDERVLGRDISGKGDSGLLDEARDAILDLETRHRDHLLCFLPTERDIQDLAGELAHELDSASFDILPLYGRMSPDEQRRIFKHTSKTRVVLATNIAETSLTIPGIAYVVDTGMARISRYNAQSRIQGLPVEEISKASARQRTGRAGRVKPGVCIRLYSPEEFEKRDEFTEPEIRRSNLANVVLQLRSLGLELENFPFLQSPPHSAFRGAYKTLFELGALTADNSSGHVTKLGREMTRLPMDVALSAVLLRARESGVLQPALIVCSALSIQDPRVVPSEEPERTRIRQLHRKFAGHKSDFLTYICMWNGFCSEWDGKSWNKLRKYCDKFSFHFLRCREWIDLYEQFGRILDVKYENRVCPLDSFHADNLHIALLSGFLGGIARRDIENGCYRLVSGRETHVFPGSDLYGKSVEWLFSAEVRETSRIFLNKGAEIKPEWIMQVAEPFCTRRWFMPTWNQERGFVEAVEEVSFRGLVISRGHRVDYARVNPDECAEIFWREAVVLGQMARPFAFMTHNERVVEDLHGLEARKRQFGLAPSEDALVDYYVRIAPRVNSIKTLKDYIREHTDQFLKFDAKFWLDQLDERTGAALQTRDERGRNTLGDFLTRNSDLKPYTSKAQRADLEPTLGGSIEQFRIEGLDGSSRMVTGEMVFDATKEYDGITLDLPYDLIPQLTPAKLALSIHQWREWMIESIVREMPKAAKKQLENRRTFIDDAFCDRLKAAPHKSPLVSLYEVFAGIKQIDCDIPTVTPEKENHLRLHAKIFKQGFPEKFAVELNPEWGCFNLFAAVRPIVVTFGIDFALGGMRFGWRLGESALMTSEESAFWQDFRKRVEGSTNAAPEGSDAHTALITDRLNLLETGGLYSDGFKTALKAWALKSLVADHLDANRCVRFTGLEFSRGKKINDFKNLAATSRSEDDEVRLALVRATYESALLGAEAFVKYWDVLREFSVAMRQGGDHARDALGVITANHKSIGKIVALYTSDKESILFERVCLLSDSVVPARPELSVRTLREKFRPYLKARFMKDHELKNARDLLSKMERLSQDDPEYPELYLQANALLEGFEVLKFKRKGDDSEDVIEDDALKKLKGRFGRL